In the Salvia miltiorrhiza cultivar Shanhuang (shh) chromosome 8, IMPLAD_Smil_shh, whole genome shotgun sequence genome, TTTAAACACAAGAAATAAGCATTCATTCATCAAGAAATGGAAAAAGTTGTCTACCTCTTTTTCTTACCCCCGTTTCCCTTTCTTcggctttttcttttttattcttattattctttCCTTCTCCCTTTTTGCTAGGATTGTGTTCAACTTCCACAGCTACTGAATCCTCTGTTTTGTGATGGGCATAAATAGTGATGTGAATCCTTAGTTTAGACAACTGTTTCTATAGATATAGAAGTGATCTACTCAAAATAATTCCTTATAATGATGAATGAAGTTTGAGTCTTTGAGAATCATAGCAATTGTGAAACAAATTGGTATCCAAATATGCATCTTCTTCAACCCTCGACATATTAATCCTAACAACTAAAGTTCAAACAAAGAATATATAtggaattacaaaaaaaaaattatgaacagaGGTTGAGCAAGTCTTGATGGAGAAAATGGATACTCACTTATTCCTTCTTCACTAGATCGCTTGCTTTACTTCCTAATTCTTTAGAGGCACCTCAAAGTCAAACACAATTgtttgcttctttcactttatTCTGTATCAATGTAAAAAAGAATCAGTGGAAGAAAAGCTAAGTTGATGAGTCGTTGTAAAAATATACTTAGTAAacaaactcaaaataattaatctACTATTGCATGTTTAAGCATATTGAGATAAAGTGGAACACCAAACTAAGGCATGATATCCATTGCCCCACAATTTTATGTATGTTACTGTATTCcattcttatatctattattttactaattgtttttataaaaaataaaattataatactatgaattattgctaatatatatttcaaaaaaaataaatttttataaaattatatagcataattaaaaaaatttcaacctattattaactaataaaaaattaaatgataaaaaataattatataccctcaTTAGTAGGAATGAACcctaattaataatttcaaaattaaagtaAAGCATTCATAGTTGAAATtagagaaaaatataaataaaattgcaAGTGGGACATCAAGTGGGGTCGCTGAATCTCAATCCCCAAACTAAGAAGAGCAAGTGAATTAGAAACTccatagaataaaataaaaattagaatttcattttcaaataaaatacacatACAACTGTTTCTAGGAAAAGATATTGATACTCACCGTTACTGCGTTTGTATCCATGAATTTGGAGGCGCCGCATTGCATCCACAGTCTCCACACTTAACTTAGGAACGCGTGTGATTTCCAAATGTGTAAGACGAGGGAATTTAGGGAGGGATGTGATTGTGAAGCTTCTTCCTTCTGATTCTTCTTCTCCCCACCTATCTGATATTTCTCTCAAATTCCGGCAGAAACTTATCCACAAATAAGAGAGAGTCTCGCTGTTACTCAATAACCAATCAGCTGGCAGACATTCCACACCGATCCTACTAATTGACAAATATTCAAGGCATGATGACGACACATGACTTGGAACACTCTTCAATTGCTCGCAACCATGGATTTTCAAATATCGGAGGCGAGGAAATAGCTTCACTTCACTTCCATCCGAAATTTCTATTTCTGCCCACTCTGCCAGCTTATGCATAAAAAACAATTCGAACCTCTCGAGAGCTGGAAAAACAATACGCGTGTCCTTGTTCACCATTCCGTAGAATGATGAATTTATACACTTCACATTCTCCAATCCCCTCAACTTAAGGGACTTGAGATTGGGCAAGTGTCCCAACATTGGGATCTCTTCACATTCATCGCACCAAGCGAGTTTTAAGGACATTAAGTTGTTAAGTAGCACCCAAGAGCCTTGAGGCGCATCTCGAACTGACATCTTCTCAGTCCATAATGGAAATCTTTTTCCATTAAATCCATAAATCTTTAACACCCTCAGATCTGAGTGAGGCTGGAGGCCTTCCAATACATCCTCATCATTTCTTTCACCTTCTCTAAATAGATCCCAATCCAAACACAACTTCaatatttttgactttttgaataAATTGGCTTTCCCAGCCTCTTCCTTGTCATGAACCCTCTGAAGATGACGAATCTGTAACTCTcgtttaagattaatcaaactTCCGAGCTCTTCAATTTTGCAGCCATTCTCGTCGCCCACTGGAAAGTGCTTTAGCGTTTGGAGACAAGTTAATCTCCCAATTCCCATAGGCAACTCTACCCTCCAGTCAATATAAAGATGCCTCAAGTTAATCAAGTACTTAATCGTACTTGGCAGTTTTCTCAAATATTCTGAGTTTGCTCTCAACGTCTGCAAGTGAAAGAATTCACCAATCCAATCCGGCAAAACTTCAATACTTGTCTTTGAAATGTCAAAATCTCTCAAATGTATCAACTTCCGAATCGAACTTGGCAGCTTTTTAACTTCAGAGTGAAGATGTAAAACATGTAAACTTTCCAAGTCTGAGAAGTTGATATCAGAAATATCAGCTTTGGATGTTATTAGTAATGTACGCAAAGACTTTGCCATTTCTTTTGGGATACGATTTGATTCGTCTCCGAGAATCATGTATGGAACTCGGCTGCTACCACCTGTACTATTAGAGGAACTTGAAACAGAACAAGCCAGATCGTGCACAAGATCGTGCATGCCACAACTTTCTACATTTCCGTAATAATCTCTTTCTGAAACTTGCAGTAAAGAGTTGTGCAGAAGAACGTTGACAAATTTTTCGCCCACGGACTCCATGTCATCCCTTCCATCAGCTTGAAGAAAACCTTCTGCCATCCACAACTCAATCAGTTCTTGTTTGATGATTTTGGAGCCTTTAGGCAACATCGCACAGTACGCAAAGCACTTCTTAATTAATGGCGGAGACAAATTATCGAAGCTCAATCTTAATATTTTTGTCATATTATCTCCACCTTCATTTGGCGAAAGCCATTTCTCCTCGATTGAACGCCATTTTTCCTCAGACTTATTGTGATTGTGCAGCACTCCCCCAACTATGTTGGCAGCTAATGGCAAACCTTGACACCTTCTTGCGATCTTTCTCCCAATGGCCTCAAATTCTGAAGGAACATCTTCTTTTCCAAAGGCTTTTACTCTAATTATTGACCAACACTCTTCCTCCGATAAGCCTTTCAACTCATGTATATGAAGTGTATTCACAATTGAAGCCACCTCCATATTTCTGGTAGTAACAACAATGGCATTTCCCTTGACACAATCACTAACTCCCAACAAGGAATTCGTAAAACCTTCCCATTTTGAAACATCTTGATTCCATACATCATCAAGAATAAGAAGATAAGTTTTATCTTTCAAAGCCTTTTGAAGCTCTGAAAGAATGTCTTGCTTACTCTCAATTTCAACTTGATCAGGCTTTGAAAGAATATCCTGTTTACTAGAACTTTCAACTTGATTAGAAGGCAACTGTTTGTTTTTTTGGGAAACCTCTTTGAGAATTTTCTTGAAAAGAATGATTGGATCAAAATTTGGAGAAACATGCACCCAAATATGTAATCCAAACCGAGTCTCATTCTTTAGACAATTGAAGACTTTCCTAGTCAATGTTGTCTTTCCCAATCCTCCCATCCCGACAATGGCAAGGATTGAAACTGATCCATCATCAGTTGTGATGCTATTGGTAAGCATCCCAACTATTTCTGATGCAATATCATCTCTTCCAATAAAAATAGGATCAACAGTGAATGAATCAGTTTCAAAAATAGCAGTATTAACCAAGGTGGACTCATTTTCAAGCTTCACTACGAGGCCAAGCTCGGTGGCCTCTTTCTTAATAGACTCCAAATTCTCATTGATTTCTTGGATTTTAACAGCCATTTTTCTTGGACGCGCAATGGAATTGAAGGGTGATGAGAAGCGTGATAGTACCTTCGCCTTCATGGGTTTGGAGGCCATAATTGTTTTTGAGAGAATATGATAGTTGAGTTCATCCAAAACATTGTCAGCATCGAACGCCTCGTTTTCAAGCTTCTTCAGCCAGCTCTTGACAGCATCGCTGGTGATCTCACGCGTCTCGGCATCCTTC is a window encoding:
- the LOC130997042 gene encoding putative disease resistance protein RGA3; protein product: MEGGAAAAVEVLVQNLIDLSKKEISQIRGLDKDAAKLAGSLDVIKNFLKDAETREITSDAVKSWLKKLENEAFDADNVLDELNYHILSKTIMASKPMKAKVLSRFSSPFNSIARPRKMAVKIQEINENLESIKKEATELGLVVKLENESTLVNTAIFETDSFTVDPIFIGRDDIASEIVGMLTNSITTDDGSVSILAIVGMGGLGKTTLTRKVFNCLKNETRFGLHIWVHVSPNFDPIILFKKILKEVSQKNKQLPSNQVESSSKQDILSKPDQVEIESKQDILSELQKALKDKTYLLILDDVWNQDVSKWEGFTNSLLGVSDCVKGNAIVVTTRNMEVASIVNTLHIHELKGLSEEECWSIIRVKAFGKEDVPSEFEAIGRKIARRCQGLPLAANIVGGVLHNHNKSEEKWRSIEEKWLSPNEGGDNMTKILRLSFDNLSPPLIKKCFAYCAMLPKGSKIIKQELIELWMAEGFLQADGRDDMESVGEKFVNVLLHNSLLQVSERDYYGNVESCGMHDLVHDLACSVSSSSNSTGGSSRVPYMILGDESNRIPKEMAKSLRTLLITSKADISDINFSDLESLHVLHLHSEVKKLPSSIRKLIHLRDFDISKTSIEVLPDWIGEFFHLQTLRANSEYLRKLPSTIKYLINLRHLYIDWRVELPMGIGRLTCLQTLKHFPVGDENGCKIEELGSLINLKRELQIRHLQRVHDKEEAGKANLFKKSKILKLCLDWDLFREGERNDEDVLEGLQPHSDLRVLKIYGFNGKRFPLWTEKMSVRDAPQGSWVLLNNLMSLKLAWCDECEEIPMLGHLPNLKSLKLRGLENVKCINSSFYGMVNKDTRIVFPALERFELFFMHKLAEWAEIEISDGSEVKLFPRLRYLKIHGCEQLKSVPSHVSSSCLEYLSISRIGVECLPADWLLSNSETLSYLWISFCRNLREISDRWGEEESEGRSFTITSLPKFPRLTHLEITRVPKLSVETVDAMRRLQIHGYKRSNVWGLRFSDPT